In a single window of the Sphingosinicella microcystinivorans genome:
- a CDS encoding copper resistance system multicopper oxidase encodes MTGLSLSRRALIGGIGASALFPAWARSGTPGIGATLSGPEIRLNVGHTSFTVGGRTGHAVTVNGTLPAPLIRLKEGQTARLIVTNHLDEDTSIHWHGLLLPFRMDGVPGISFPGIAPHSRFTYEFPVIQSGTYWYHSHSNLQEAMGHYGPIVIDPAEADPVAYDREHVIVLSDWSFMHPHAIMRKLKQDPEFFRRDNPNLAELLAGKGQSLKERLEWGAMRMSPADISDVTGATYTYLVNGHGPEENWTGLFTPGERVRLRIINASAMTIFNVRIPGLPMTVVNADGENVRPVETDEIQISVAETYDVIVTPGDAAWTLAAESIDRSGMVRATLAPRTGMSAPVPKLRERPALTMKDMGHGSGDSGGGDHAAMGHSMKMRDPENAARAGVKLNPGVDMIAPMPVDRVGDRGLGLEDATHRVLVYTDLVALAPNPDTRPPSRSLEIHLTGNMERYMWSFDGEQFSPVTEPFRFERNERVRVTLVNDTMMAHPIHLHGHFFEVVNGHDGHHPRKHTVNVLPGGKLSFDLTADAPGDWAFHCHLLMHMHLGMFNVVTVRPLDGEGDAA; translated from the coding sequence ATGACCGGACTCTCCCTCTCGCGGCGTGCGCTGATCGGCGGCATCGGCGCTTCGGCCTTGTTCCCCGCATGGGCGCGCAGCGGCACGCCCGGTATCGGAGCCACACTGTCAGGCCCGGAAATCCGGCTGAACGTCGGCCACACGTCCTTCACCGTCGGCGGGCGCACCGGCCATGCCGTGACGGTGAACGGCACGCTGCCCGCGCCGCTCATCCGTCTGAAAGAGGGGCAGACAGCGCGGCTGATCGTGACCAATCATCTTGACGAGGACACCTCCATCCACTGGCACGGGCTGCTGCTGCCGTTCCGGATGGACGGCGTGCCGGGCATCAGCTTCCCCGGCATCGCGCCGCATTCGCGCTTCACCTACGAATTCCCGGTCATCCAGTCCGGCACCTACTGGTATCACAGCCATTCGAACCTCCAGGAGGCGATGGGCCATTACGGCCCCATCGTCATCGACCCGGCGGAGGCCGACCCGGTCGCCTACGACCGCGAGCACGTGATCGTGCTTTCGGACTGGAGCTTCATGCACCCGCACGCGATCATGCGGAAGCTGAAGCAGGACCCGGAGTTCTTCCGCCGCGACAACCCCAACCTCGCCGAGCTTCTCGCGGGCAAGGGCCAGAGCCTGAAGGAACGGCTGGAGTGGGGCGCCATGCGCATGAGCCCCGCCGACATTTCGGACGTGACCGGCGCGACCTACACCTATCTCGTCAACGGCCACGGACCCGAGGAGAACTGGACCGGGCTGTTCACCCCCGGCGAGCGGGTGCGGCTGCGCATCATCAACGCCTCGGCGATGACCATCTTCAACGTGCGCATTCCGGGCCTCCCCATGACCGTGGTGAACGCGGACGGCGAGAACGTGCGGCCCGTCGAGACGGACGAGATCCAGATCAGCGTCGCCGAGACCTATGACGTGATCGTGACGCCGGGGGACGCCGCCTGGACGCTCGCCGCCGAGAGCATCGACCGCTCCGGCATGGTGCGCGCGACGCTCGCGCCGCGCACGGGCATGAGCGCGCCGGTGCCGAAGCTGCGCGAGCGCCCGGCGCTGACCATGAAGGACATGGGCCACGGGAGCGGCGATTCCGGGGGCGGCGACCACGCCGCGATGGGCCATTCGATGAAGATGCGCGATCCCGAAAACGCGGCGCGCGCGGGCGTGAAGCTGAACCCCGGCGTCGACATGATCGCGCCGATGCCGGTGGACCGGGTGGGCGACCGCGGCCTCGGCCTCGAGGACGCGACGCACCGCGTGCTCGTCTACACCGATCTCGTCGCGCTGGCGCCGAACCCGGACACGCGGCCGCCCTCGCGCAGCCTCGAAATCCACCTGACGGGCAACATGGAACGCTACATGTGGTCGTTCGACGGCGAGCAGTTCAGCCCCGTGACCGAACCGTTCCGCTTCGAGCGGAACGAGCGCGTGCGCGTGACGCTGGTGAACGACACGATGATGGCGCACCCCATCCACCTGCACGGCCATTTCTTCGAGGTGGTGAACGGCCACGACGGCCACCATCCGCGGAAGCACACGGTGAACGTGCTGCCGGGCGGCAAGCTCTCCTTCGACCTCACCGCCGACGCGCCCGGCGACTGGGCCTTCCACTGCCACCTCCTGATGCACATGCACCTCGGCATGTTCAACGTGGTGACGGTGCGGCCGCTCGATGGTGAAGGAGACGCGGCATGA
- a CDS encoding copper resistance protein B, with product MKRLLALLLIGAAGPALAQGQQDHPQHGAHDHAAHQAAPTAADDPHAGHVMPQADDPHAGHVMPQAADPHAGHTMPSADPHAGHGVAPSSPAIPKGPPPAAASSGPAHAADAAFGADTMAAARAALYRETGGMTVSKTIVDRLEAGFGQGHETYLWDVQGWIGRDIDKFWWKTEGEGAFGGTLESAEVQALWSRAIGPFFDVQAGVRYDIRPEPDRAHAVIGVQGLAPYKFEVDIAAFISTKGDVTARIEAEYDQRLTQRLILQPRVEAELSAQDIPEYGIGAGLVGIEAGARLGYEFTPQFRPYAGVEWHRKVGDTADFARAAGEDVDAVRWLVGVRAWF from the coding sequence ATGAAGCGGCTTCTCGCCCTCCTTCTGATCGGCGCGGCCGGCCCCGCGCTCGCGCAAGGACAGCAGGATCATCCGCAGCACGGCGCGCACGATCACGCCGCGCATCAGGCGGCCCCGACAGCTGCGGACGATCCGCACGCGGGCCATGTCATGCCACAAGCGGACGACCCCCATGCCGGGCACGTCATGCCGCAGGCGGCCGACCCACATGCCGGACATACGATGCCGTCGGCGGACCCTCACGCCGGACATGGTGTGGCGCCCTCCAGCCCTGCTATCCCGAAAGGCCCGCCGCCCGCCGCCGCGAGCAGCGGCCCCGCCCACGCTGCCGATGCCGCGTTCGGCGCCGACACGATGGCCGCCGCGCGCGCCGCGCTCTACAGGGAGACGGGCGGCATGACGGTGAGCAAGACCATCGTCGACCGGCTGGAGGCCGGGTTCGGGCAGGGCCACGAGACCTATTTGTGGGACGTGCAGGGCTGGATCGGCCGCGACATCGACAAGTTCTGGTGGAAGACCGAGGGCGAAGGCGCATTCGGCGGCACGCTCGAATCCGCCGAGGTGCAGGCCCTGTGGAGCCGCGCCATTGGCCCGTTCTTCGATGTGCAGGCGGGCGTGCGCTACGACATCCGCCCGGAGCCGGACCGCGCCCACGCGGTGATCGGCGTGCAGGGTCTCGCGCCCTACAAGTTCGAGGTCGACATCGCCGCGTTCATCTCCACGAAGGGCGACGTGACGGCGCGCATCGAGGCCGAATACGACCAGCGGCTGACGCAGAGGCTGATCCTGCAACCGCGCGTCGAGGCGGAGCTTTCCGCGCAGGACATCCCCGAATACGGCATCGGCGCGGGGCTTGTCGGCATCGAGGCGGGCGCGCGGCTCGGCTACGAATTCACGCCGCAGTTCCGGCCCTACGCGGGCGTCGAATGGCACCGCAAGGTCGGCGACACCGCCGACTTCGCGCGCGCAGCGGGCGAGGACGTGGACGCGGTGCGCTGGCTGGTGGGCGTGCGCGCCTGGTTCTGA
- a CDS encoding YybH family protein produces MAEDLAAFVAAMDRCWLERRFEDLAAYLAEDVVMAAPGGGRVEGLASAVESYREFMSRSRIARFAARDHAVTLRGDTAVVEYGWDMAWESGVESAGESEGERHETSGREALVLARRADGWRVVWRTQLPA; encoded by the coding sequence ATGGCCGAAGATCTCGCCGCCTTCGTCGCTGCGATGGACCGCTGCTGGCTGGAGCGGCGGTTCGAAGACCTCGCGGCCTATCTCGCGGAGGACGTCGTGATGGCGGCGCCGGGCGGCGGGCGCGTCGAAGGTCTCGCTTCGGCCGTGGAGAGCTACCGCGAATTCATGTCGCGCAGCAGGATCGCGCGTTTCGCGGCGCGGGACCATGCCGTTACCCTGCGCGGCGACACGGCGGTCGTCGAATACGGCTGGGACATGGCGTGGGAAAGCGGGGTGGAAAGCGCAGGGGAAAGCGAGGGCGAGCGCCACGAGACGTCGGGGCGCGAAGCGCTGGTGCTTGCCCGCCGCGCAGACGGCTGGCGTGTCGTCTGGCGCACGCAGCTTCCGGCCTGA
- a CDS encoding PEP-CTERM sorting domain-containing protein has product MNMLKVAAATALLGITAFAAPANAGLVFTVDHGGSALNVDTSGCLGWCDVTADLAFGGDFTFTLEEGNDYTFTFGEITPSGVGAGHATFTATLAFFEPIAGSASSGGEAYYVTAGGVITGGWLIWDDVPPIITADGSEFTVDFQDLSGIDFFAPIGVKATVKAIKVVETVDVPEPAMLGLFGLGLVALGAARRRKAA; this is encoded by the coding sequence ATGAACATGCTGAAAGTCGCCGCTGCGACCGCCCTGCTGGGCATCACCGCTTTCGCCGCCCCCGCCAACGCCGGTCTCGTTTTCACGGTCGATCACGGCGGCTCCGCTCTCAACGTCGACACGAGCGGCTGCCTCGGCTGGTGCGACGTCACCGCCGACCTCGCGTTCGGCGGCGATTTCACGTTCACGCTCGAAGAGGGCAACGACTACACCTTCACCTTCGGCGAGATCACGCCGAGCGGCGTCGGCGCGGGCCACGCCACGTTCACCGCGACGCTGGCGTTCTTCGAGCCGATCGCCGGCTCCGCCTCGTCGGGCGGCGAAGCCTATTACGTGACCGCCGGCGGCGTCATCACCGGCGGCTGGCTGATCTGGGACGACGTTCCCCCGATCATCACCGCGGACGGCTCCGAGTTCACCGTGGACTTCCAGGACCTGTCGGGAATCGACTTCTTCGCACCGATCGGCGTGAAGGCCACGGTCAAGGCGATCAAGGTCGTCGAAACCGTCGACGTGCCGGAACCGGCCATGCTCGGCCTGTTCGGCCTCGGCCTTGTCGCCCTCGGCGCGGCACGCCGCCGCAAGGCCGCGTAA
- a CDS encoding acyl-CoA thioesterase translates to MSTPAPFSYAIEINPADIDFMGHVNNASYLKWVQDAVLSHWQRFAPAEAVAAHLWVALKHEITYRRPTFLDDEVIATVLLEKVQGARAFYETIIKRGEEVLAEVKSSWCCLDAETLRPARLAQGVIDRFFGRD, encoded by the coding sequence ATGTCCACCCCCGCCCCCTTCAGCTACGCGATCGAGATCAACCCCGCCGACATCGACTTCATGGGGCACGTGAACAACGCCAGCTACCTGAAGTGGGTGCAGGACGCCGTGCTGAGCCACTGGCAGCGCTTCGCGCCCGCCGAGGCGGTCGCCGCGCACCTGTGGGTGGCGCTGAAGCACGAGATCACCTACCGCCGCCCGACCTTCCTCGACGACGAGGTGATCGCCACCGTGCTCCTCGAAAAGGTGCAGGGCGCGCGGGCCTTCTACGAGACGATCATCAAGCGCGGCGAGGAGGTGCTCGCCGAGGTGAAATCAAGCTGGTGCTGCCTCGACGCCGAAACGCTGCGCCCGGCGCGGCTCGCGCAGGGCGTCATCGACCGGTTCTTCGGGCGGGACTGA